TGACACTGAAAAGAATTTCTATGTCACATGGATGtcagaaaaataaatgaattaattaattaattaatgagaAATGACACAAGATACTACACTAAGATTTCCTTACAGGTATGAATGTAGTTGATCAGGTGATTAGAATTTGAACATGATTAACTAGCAATAATTTCATGCTGTCCACTGATTGGCCAAGAATAAGTCATGTGATGTAGACTACCATGGCTACCCTTCCAATGATTGGCTTACAGCAAGTCATGTGATGTTGAAGTTGTAATGTCATAACATAATGGTGGTTACTTAAGGTATTGATAAAGTGTAAATCCTAAACAAAAATCACAACCATCGTGGGAGTTTGGAAGAAGTATACTGCAGCAACTTTTGGCTTTTTACAGAACCTAAgatgtcattatttttgtacataaaGAATACTTTCAGTCTTATTTAATTTAAAGATGCAAAATGTTAGCACGCAAATGTTTTGCTGAAGCGTTCCACAGTCGTTTGAAATTACTGTAATTATCAAATGGCATAAAAGTATGGACATTAACTCATAAGGGGCCTTCCAAAGGTGAAAGATCTCCTTATGCGCATAAAGTGGTTCCCGTTCATTAACCATCATCTCTCACTCTATACACGTACATTAAAGCAATAAAGTGGCTGTAACTACAAGCTTTTCCTGCTGTTAACATTCAATGAAAACTTTACGGTCAACTGTTTGAACCTTTGGCGATACaatgcagtgttttttgttaagggcatTATTAAAGCAGGTAAAATCCACCTGAGTTCacctgtcattttaccaaggttcccaaTCCAAATTATGGTATAACGTATGGGAAACTACGCCCTGTTTTACTATATCCCCACTTTCTGTTACAGGGgctccccaaccttagcaaaaacactgcaatgTACTGTTAAATTTACTCCCTACTACCGGTACCTGTAGTTACTGATGTTTTTCTGGAACTGCTAAATGAACACTAAAACAATGTCCCCCTTGCTCAATTCTGTAttaagtacaatgtatgtgttgaaATTTAGTTATCCAGTATACAAATAAAATCCCTATACAAAGAGAAACAAGGTACAACATATAATATCAGTAGTCTGTTTACAGATGTCTAAAACTACTGAGTAATAAACTTTAGCAAGAAGAACAGTCTGAGGAAGTCATCCTGACCAGCTGAATAACTCAAACATGTACCATTAGGTACAGCTACTGTGGCTTTAAATAGAAAGACTATCTTCAGTTTCTACACTACATGGTATATGGCCTAAAATAGTTATTCactaccgaccctaaactttttctTATGTATCCAagaaaaattgtgaagtctcatgagaaagaGTGGATGAGGAGactgtcatcaacttaaaaagacaatataaaattgttcttccaatctgtaatggctgatGGGAGGaaataatacagagaccatatggaaaacaacggaaaacataactacctgaactagacaatcACACatggtttttttattttttttaaaatctacctacccaacctattctaaaattgagcgttatcggaaccacacaatttttgttttagGGCCTATGCATTATTTATTACCAGTGACTAGATGATTGCAGAGTGGTGTTAGTAGAAGAGAAGCAAGTACTCAGAAGTAGTTTCTATAACCTGACAATAACCCTATATCacaatatttcatgtacagCTGTAAGAATTGTCATGTCTACTTCAGCTCCAAAGTACCTGTACTGGTATCATTGCCTGTACTAAATGACAAACTGATTCTACAGTTTCCTTATTTGTGAAGTTATTAATCATACTGACTGACATTTagggtatacaatgtacattgtacttacagtGAGAACAACAGCTTCTCTGTGATGCCCATTAAAGCAGTGGCCACGGCCATAAAAAAGATGAAAACTCCAAAGAATACATGTGTTGGTAGGTAACTGGACCTCAGAGACTGAGGGAGACCGGGGAATAGGAATGACAGACAACCAATTAACAGctggaaaaacaaaacaaaagaaatataagATGGATGAATCAAATCTAGTACTGTCAAATTCTATGGAAATGTTGTATGATTACTAAAGGTAGATGTGATGATGTTTTCAAATATGACAACTTGATCTCTGATCTGTTGATTGATAGATCTACATCATCTATAGTGATAGATTGATGTGTTGATTGATAGATCTACATCTATAGTGATAGATTAATGTGTTGATAGATAGATCAAGGCTGATAGGCTTTGATCAGCTGATTTAATGTGATAAACAGTGCCCTTATAACCACCACATACAATTTTACGTATGCAAGAAAATTGACTGCAATTAGTTTGACTGTTTCTACAGGGTGCTTTCGTACCACAGCAAAGATCATTtgctcttttaaaaaaatgatgtttaattttgtaattacaaGATGTTCTAACAGTTTGATCATCAAGAAAGCCCACATTACCATTCCCCTGCCTATGCCTTGTACATTCAGTATGTCTGACAGTGGCAGTTTAGACAGCAACTTGTCAATACCAATtttttgcatatacatgtacagactttATTGCTGACAAGTGCTTGTCAGTCGATGGTCCAAGTAAACAACCAACAAAATATGACACATGAATATCGCTGTCAACACCATCAAATGAGCATTAACTAGATATGATTACATGACGACTGCATGAGCTGGAATGATATATTTTGTCCCAGCATGCTTTGCAACATGGCCCACACCACCTGATTTCCAAGGGATATGAATGTCCAGGATGTTAGTGCTCAGAGAAACTCTTACCTGTAGTCCAAACAGTATGACTGTGCTTAATCCAATCCAGCTATgtaaactgtacatgttactgagattttcaaaattatggtTGTCAAAGACAGCTTTCAGACCAACTATGGCACATACAAAAGCCAGCATATGGAGAAAACCATGCAAACACTTGATGTAGACTTTCTTTGAATTCCTGAACACTCGGTATGAAATGATGGCTGAAACAAATCACATCAAACTCAGAATGAGTTGAAACAAatcacatacaatgtaacactcagtATGAAATGATAGTTGAAACAAATCATACAAAATACTGGTCAGACTAGTCCCACAAATGGAAATATCTCAATTAGCTGAGTCAGTAGTCTGTAAGCTACAATGCTGTATCAGAGTTCCCTAACATTTGGTCAACCCATTTCAGGAGAGATCAAGACAGTTGAGGGTGGCACACCATGATATAGTCAACGGAGTGAGATACTAATTGGAGTACTATTGGCTGGGGGTGAAAGTGGGGAGATTAAATCACACTTCTTGATGTCTGCCTGGGTCAGTCCAATGGACAATACTATGAGAATCCAAAAGTTATATGAAGTTTTCTTAAAGAAGAAATTAGACTTGCAAAAGGCACTTTTGTGAGTACGTGTATGTGTGATACATAACTTCAATAAACACACATTAGCATATTTATTGCTAGTACAATTGGTCTTATTTCTGAGATTTTGCAATAACTTGGATCCCTGCACTTGACTATCTCACAATTTTTAAGACAAATTATActaagtacaaatgtagttagTTCATTGGAGGCATAATAAGAGGACTCTTAATTATTTGTGGAAATCTGAATAGAAATTCGATTTATAAAGTATAAATGGAGTGTGAAGAATAATTTCAATAGCCTTAAAATTATTGAACTGGGAAAAACTTGCAGATTGAATTCTTTGATAAATCTGAGATGACTGAGACAGTGAGAGTATGTTTGAAGGAAagagtccagtcagacttacttctgcctttagtacacttgtattgagtattgctatcaacttaaaggaaaagtccagtcagacttatttttgTCTGTTGTACACTAGTATTtattattgctatcaacttaaaggaaaagtccagtcagacttatttctgtctttagtacacttgtagaGTACTGCTATCAACATAAATAACACCTCAGTGACTTACTCAacttttgaaatcttgtaaagaagttcgactgcacttgacatgtgttcagcaaTTTTTGAGATTTCCTGCAAggatttatgggaaaacctcctTCAATTACATTATATTTACCACAGCCTCTTTGTCATGACTAATACAAATAGTGTCAAGACATGATAGCAATGAGCATCCTTGTTTAACTTACCTTCACCATAGAGAAATATGAGTCCAATTGTCATCAGCAGTGGATGTAGATTGAATTGTTGTTTGCTACCATCCCATGCAAAGCCACCTAAATACTTTCCCATCCATACACCTATCAAGGATATACCCACCAATCCAACCAATTGAGAACTTAGTACCAATAGTTGGAAGAAAATCATCTTGATTTCAAATTCACAAAACTACCaagaaatctgaagaaaaacaaaaccaaatatCATTATTAGTCATTGTCACAACAAATGGCAGGCATGATGGCACTGTCAAAGAcacattacattattattatcttaGTTGTGTTTATTAGTGGAATTTATGCTCTGGCTTGCAACAATATCACAGAAACCCATGAGCCATGAGAACaagtgtgatgtacatgtacttggggtatttgtttgcagtgttctctgtggccatactttcatgagtgtagcaaGTGACAGTGCAGCAGACTGCAAGCATGAGTACCAATAGTCCttagtacccacactggcactcacacggcgttgggttctgttattacatatgtttatctgaaagaGAAAATTTCCATCAAAATTATACTATTACTACGCGATCATAGGCTTTAGTGTACAAATAATGAGtgcaccctcatttgcatataatttgcatacaagtatgtagtaatgttttcagtattgtgCTGTAGTGCAAATGccacttacatgtatgtctagtATGGGCGGGCACCAGT
This region of Glandiceps talaboti chromosome 4, keGlaTala1.1, whole genome shotgun sequence genomic DNA includes:
- the LOC144433733 gene encoding transmembrane ascorbate-dependent reductase CYB561-like isoform X1; this translates as MIFFQLLVLSSQLVGLVGISLIGVWMGKYLGGFAWDGSKQQFNLHPLLMTIGLIFLYGEAIISYRVFRNSKKVYIKCLHGFLHMLAFVCAIVGLKAVFDNHNFENLSNMYSLHSWIGLSTVILFGLQLLIGCLSFLFPGLPQSLRSSYLPTHVFFGVFIFFMAVATALMGITEKLLFSLDEKYHDLPLTALLGNAAGVCLVVFAMLVTWVVLNSSWKRHEPIVNVEETNSLLQEK
- the LOC144433733 gene encoding transmembrane ascorbate-dependent reductase CYB561-like isoform X2, with amino-acid sequence MIFFQLLVLSSQLVGLVGISLIGVWMGKYLGGFAWDGSKQQFNLHPLLMTIGLIFLYGEAIISYRVFRNSKKVYIKCLHGFLHMLAFVCAIVGLKAVFDNHNFENLSNMYSLHSWIGLSTVILFGLQLLIGCLSFLFPGLPQSLRSSYLPTHVFFGVFIFFMAVATALMGITEKLLFSLDNYPQLPTVALIANCAGFFFVLFAAIIGFLVLHPNYKRDAIEDADAEHEPIIMK